One Mycobacterium marseillense DNA window includes the following coding sequences:
- a CDS encoding ABC transporter ATP-binding protein has protein sequence MTLIAESDAHARARTEVAAELRHVDKWYGNRHILKDVSVRVRGGEIVALVGRSGSGKSTVLRVLAGLSRDHSGERVVAGAPALAFQEPRLFPWRDVRTNVGYGLTRRGLPRLQVRQRAERALADVGLTDHAGSWPLTLSGGQAQRVSLARALVAEPRLLLLDEPFGALDALTRLTMHALLLDLWRRHGFGVLLITHDVDEAVALADRVLVLEEGRIIHTLTIDEPRRAPGDPGPHTEQHRAELLDRLGVQSST, from the coding sequence GTGACACTGATCGCAGAATCCGACGCCCACGCGCGGGCACGGACCGAGGTCGCGGCAGAGCTGCGCCACGTCGACAAGTGGTATGGGAATCGCCATATCCTCAAAGACGTTTCGGTGCGGGTGCGCGGCGGTGAGATCGTCGCGCTGGTGGGGCGCAGCGGCTCGGGCAAGTCGACGGTGCTGCGGGTGCTGGCCGGACTCTCGCGCGACCACAGCGGCGAGCGCGTGGTGGCCGGCGCTCCGGCCCTGGCTTTCCAGGAGCCGCGGCTGTTTCCGTGGCGCGACGTGCGCACCAATGTCGGATACGGCCTCACCCGCAGGGGGCTCCCGCGGCTGCAGGTGCGACAACGCGCCGAGCGTGCGCTGGCCGACGTCGGGCTCACCGACCACGCCGGGTCCTGGCCATTGACGCTGTCGGGCGGTCAGGCGCAACGCGTTTCGCTCGCGCGGGCGTTGGTCGCCGAGCCGCGGCTGCTGCTGCTCGACGAACCTTTCGGGGCGCTGGACGCGCTGACCCGGTTGACGATGCACGCCTTGCTGCTGGATCTGTGGCGCCGGCACGGCTTCGGGGTGTTGCTGATCACCCACGACGTCGACGAGGCGGTGGCGCTGGCCGATCGCGTGCTGGTGCTCGAGGAGGGCCGCATCATTCACACGCTGACGATCGACGAGCCGCGGCGCGCACCCGGTGATCCCGGCCCGCATACCGAGCAGCATCGCGCGGAGCTGCTGGATCGGCTTGGCGTGCAATCGTCAACCTAG
- a CDS encoding alpha/beta hydrolase family protein, translated as METVEYAPGRLADVFGDSRRPAVLLWHGMQTDARAAFRPLAGMLSGRGAAVVAPDWNSHADDGGRADLLGSLDFARDFAGPGNGIVLVGWSMGGCAAAGLTLNAARFDVTLVHTVCLAGAFMVPDPLSGQAPTDALSPGRAGTPFTLLHGLADDAVPVSASRDFAAALKRVGWPVELLELDADHGSIAGADYDPVADRYEPGTSEEALRVAGEVAARIAALIGR; from the coding sequence GTGGAAACGGTGGAATACGCCCCCGGACGCCTCGCCGACGTCTTCGGCGACTCCCGGCGACCCGCCGTCCTGCTGTGGCATGGCATGCAGACCGATGCCCGCGCGGCGTTCAGACCCCTGGCCGGCATGCTCAGCGGCCGCGGTGCGGCCGTGGTGGCGCCGGACTGGAATTCCCACGCCGACGACGGCGGCCGGGCGGATCTGTTGGGATCGCTCGACTTCGCCCGCGACTTCGCGGGCCCGGGCAACGGCATCGTGCTCGTCGGGTGGTCCATGGGCGGTTGCGCCGCAGCGGGTCTGACGCTCAACGCGGCGCGATTCGATGTCACCCTCGTCCACACCGTCTGCCTGGCCGGCGCGTTCATGGTGCCCGATCCGCTCTCCGGTCAGGCGCCGACCGACGCGCTGTCACCCGGCCGCGCCGGCACGCCGTTCACGCTGCTGCACGGGCTGGCCGACGACGCCGTCCCCGTGAGCGCCAGCAGGGATTTCGCCGCCGCCCTGAAACGGGTTGGCTGGCCGGTCGAGTTGCTGGAGCTCGACGCCGACCACGGTTCCATCGCCGGCGCCGACTACGACCCGGTGGCGGATCGCTACGAACCCGGGACGAGCGAGGAGGCGCTGCGGGTCGCGGGGGAGGTCGCCGCCCGGATCGCGGCTCTGATCGGTCGCTGA
- a CDS encoding molybdopterin-dependent oxidoreductase, which produces MIAGVAAASVALGVAQLASIPFGARADARAAVGSAVIDLTPGPVKEWAIQTLGPLDKPFLAVVVLVVIATTAAIAGTLETRRRPFGSAVIAAAGVLGCIAVLSRPGGTALDTLPTVVGAACGVGVLRMLTRRFSPEPDDDADDREQPDPGRRRLVVYGLLGLGVVSGVVGAFGTRLAHSVEADRKTFALPRPRSPARPIPAAVQPKGVALPSFITSSADFYRVDTALSVPQLSRGDWRLRIHGMVDREITLSFDDLARFDIVETVTTLTCVSNPVGGDLISTGIWTGYRLADLLAAAGVHRDADMVLSTSIEGFTVGTPVQAVTDGRDALLAVGLNGQPLPAEHGYPARMVVPGLYGYVSATKWVVDLELTRFDRAKAYWTRQGWAAQAPIKTESRIDVPRGGQTVPVGPVVFGGVAWAQNRGVRAVEVRIGNGGWQPAELGASYSNETWRLWSFPWQAKSPGRETITVRAIDNTGAVQTEERANPVPDGATGWHTVNFAVVPR; this is translated from the coding sequence ATGATCGCCGGGGTCGCCGCTGCCTCCGTCGCGCTCGGTGTCGCCCAACTGGCCAGCATCCCCTTCGGTGCGCGGGCCGATGCCCGCGCGGCCGTGGGTTCTGCGGTTATCGACCTGACACCCGGCCCCGTCAAAGAGTGGGCCATCCAAACGCTCGGTCCGCTGGACAAACCCTTCCTGGCCGTCGTCGTACTCGTGGTGATCGCGACGACCGCCGCGATCGCCGGGACCCTCGAGACGCGGCGCCGCCCGTTCGGCAGCGCGGTGATCGCCGCGGCGGGCGTCCTCGGCTGCATTGCCGTGCTGTCGCGACCGGGCGGGACGGCACTCGACACGCTGCCCACCGTCGTCGGCGCCGCGTGTGGCGTCGGGGTGCTGCGGATGCTCACCCGACGGTTCTCGCCCGAGCCGGACGACGACGCAGACGACCGGGAGCAGCCAGATCCCGGCCGGCGCAGGTTGGTCGTGTACGGGTTGCTCGGACTGGGCGTCGTCAGTGGGGTAGTCGGGGCGTTCGGCACCCGGCTGGCGCATTCGGTGGAAGCCGACCGTAAGACGTTCGCCCTACCCAGGCCACGATCCCCGGCGCGCCCGATACCCGCCGCGGTGCAGCCGAAAGGCGTTGCGTTGCCAAGCTTTATCACTTCAAGTGCTGACTTCTACCGGGTCGACACCGCGCTGAGCGTTCCCCAGCTCAGCCGCGGCGACTGGCGCCTGCGCATCCACGGGATGGTGGACCGCGAGATCACCTTGAGCTTCGACGACCTCGCCCGCTTCGACATCGTCGAGACGGTGACCACGTTGACGTGTGTATCCAATCCCGTTGGCGGAGACCTTATTTCAACGGGCATCTGGACGGGATACCGGCTGGCGGACCTACTGGCGGCGGCCGGTGTGCATCGCGATGCCGACATGGTGCTCTCCACCTCGATCGAGGGATTCACCGTCGGTACCCCCGTGCAGGCTGTCACGGACGGTCGTGACGCGCTGCTGGCGGTCGGCCTCAACGGTCAACCGCTGCCGGCCGAGCACGGCTATCCGGCCCGCATGGTGGTGCCGGGGCTCTATGGCTACGTGTCGGCCACCAAGTGGGTGGTGGATTTGGAGTTGACCCGGTTCGACCGGGCCAAGGCCTACTGGACGCGGCAGGGCTGGGCGGCGCAGGCGCCCATCAAGACGGAGTCGCGGATCGACGTGCCCAGGGGCGGCCAGACGGTGCCGGTGGGGCCGGTGGTGTTCGGCGGCGTTGCGTGGGCACAAAATCGTGGCGTGCGGGCGGTCGAAGTCCGCATCGGCAACGGCGGTTGGCAACCGGCCGAACTGGGCGCGAGTTATTCCAATGAGACATGGCGATTGTGGAGCTTCCCGTGGCAGGCGAAAAGCCCCGGGCGAGAAACCATCACCGTGCGAGCCATCGACAACACCGGTGCCGTCCAGACCGAAGAGCGCGCCAATCCCGTCCCCGACGGCGCCACCGGCTGGCACACGGTGAACTTCGCCGTCGTGCCGCGGTAG
- the cobN gene encoding cobaltochelatase subunit CobN, producing MAEPSILLLSTSDTDLISARSSGKNYRWANPSRLSEDELPDLVAGVAIVVVRILGGYRAWQSGIDTVIASGVPTVLVSGEQAADAELTGLSTLAAGIAVQAHIYLAHGGVDNLRQLHAFLSDTVLMTGFGFTPPVVTPTWGELPRADAGDVDGPTIAVLYYRAQHLAGNTGYVESLCEAIEDAGARPMPVYCASLRTAEPELLQRLSAADAMVVTVLAAGGLKPAAASAGGDDDSWNVEHLAALDIPILQGLCLTSPRAQWCENDDGLSPLDVASQVAVPEFDGRIITVPFSFKEIDEDGLISYVADSERCARVAGLAVRHAQLRRVAPPDKRVALVFSAYPTKHARIGNAVGLDTPASAVALLQAMRDHGYQVGDLPGVEANDGDALIHALIERGGQDPDWLTEGQLAGNPIRVSAKDYRAWFATLPAEFTDAVVQHWGPPPGELFVDRSNDSDGEIVIAAIQSDNVVLMVQPPRGFGENPVAIYHDPDLSPSHHYLAAYRWLDTGFGAHAVVHLGKHGNLEWLPGKTLGMSAGCAPDAALGSLPLIYPFLVNDPGEGTQAKRRAHAVLVDHLIPPMARAETYGDIARLEQLLDEHANVAALDPGKLPAIRQQIWTLIRAAKMDHDLGLTERPAEDTFDDMLLHVDGWLCEIKDVQIRDGLHILGQKPTGEPELDLVLAILRARQLFGGEHAIPGLRQALGLAEDGTDERASVDATEAAARELVAALQACGWDPDAAERLSDNPDVARVLRFAATEVVPRLAGTSAEIEQVLRALDGRFIPAGPSGSPLRGLVNVLPTGRNFYSVDPKAVPSRLAWEAGVALADSLLARYRDDHGRWPQSVGLSVWGTSAMRTAGDDIAEVLALLGVRPVWDDASRRVVDLAPIPLAELGRPRIDVTVRISGFFRDAFPHVVTMLDDAVRLVADLDEPADDNFVRAHAQADLAQHGDQRRSTTRIFGSKPGTYGAGLLQLIDSRNWRDDADLAAVYTAWGGFAYGRDLDGREAVDDMNRQYRRIAVAAKNTDTREHDIADSDDYFQYHGGMVATVRALTGQAPAAYIGDNTRPDAIRTRTLSEETTRVFRARVVNPRWMAAMRRHGYKGAFEMAATVDYLFGYDATAQVMADWMYEQLTERYVLDPENRKFMAESNPWALHGMAERLLEAAGRGMWAQPQPETLDGLRRALLETEGDLEG from the coding sequence GTGGCTGAACCGAGCATCCTGCTGCTGTCGACCTCCGACACGGACCTGATCAGCGCCCGTTCCAGCGGGAAAAACTACCGGTGGGCCAACCCGTCGCGGCTGTCGGAGGACGAACTGCCCGACCTGGTGGCCGGCGTCGCCATCGTGGTGGTGCGGATCCTCGGCGGTTACCGGGCCTGGCAGAGCGGGATCGACACGGTGATCGCCAGCGGTGTGCCCACGGTGTTGGTCAGCGGCGAGCAGGCCGCCGACGCGGAGCTGACCGGGCTGTCGACCCTGGCGGCCGGCATCGCGGTCCAGGCGCACATCTATTTGGCCCACGGCGGGGTGGACAACCTGCGCCAGCTACACGCCTTCCTCTCGGACACCGTGCTGATGACCGGGTTCGGGTTCACCCCGCCGGTCGTGACGCCGACGTGGGGCGAGTTGCCGCGAGCGGATGCCGGGGATGTCGATGGCCCGACGATCGCCGTGCTGTACTACCGCGCTCAGCATCTAGCCGGCAACACCGGTTACGTCGAGTCGCTGTGTGAAGCCATCGAGGACGCCGGTGCACGGCCGATGCCGGTCTACTGCGCCTCGCTGCGCACCGCCGAACCCGAACTGCTGCAACGGCTGAGCGCTGCCGACGCGATGGTCGTGACGGTCCTGGCCGCCGGGGGACTCAAACCGGCCGCAGCGTCCGCGGGCGGCGATGACGACAGCTGGAACGTCGAACACCTTGCCGCGCTCGATATTCCGATCCTGCAGGGATTGTGTCTGACCAGCCCGCGCGCCCAGTGGTGCGAAAACGACGACGGCCTGAGCCCGCTCGACGTGGCCAGTCAGGTGGCCGTGCCCGAGTTCGACGGTCGCATCATCACGGTGCCGTTCTCCTTCAAAGAGATTGACGAGGACGGGCTGATCTCCTATGTCGCGGATTCGGAGCGCTGCGCCCGGGTCGCGGGGCTGGCGGTGCGGCACGCGCAGCTGCGCCGTGTCGCCCCGCCCGACAAACGGGTCGCCCTGGTCTTTTCGGCCTATCCCACCAAGCACGCCCGCATCGGCAACGCGGTGGGGCTGGACACGCCCGCGAGCGCCGTCGCGCTGCTGCAGGCGATGCGCGATCACGGGTACCAGGTCGGTGACCTGCCCGGTGTCGAGGCGAACGACGGCGACGCCCTGATCCACGCGCTGATCGAGCGGGGCGGGCAGGACCCCGACTGGCTCACCGAGGGGCAATTGGCGGGCAACCCGATCCGGGTGTCCGCCAAGGACTACCGCGCGTGGTTCGCGACCCTGCCCGCCGAATTCACCGACGCGGTTGTCCAGCATTGGGGACCGCCGCCGGGGGAACTGTTCGTCGATCGCAGTAACGATTCCGACGGCGAAATCGTCATCGCGGCAATCCAATCGGACAATGTGGTGCTGATGGTGCAGCCGCCCCGGGGCTTCGGCGAGAATCCGGTCGCCATCTACCACGACCCGGACCTGTCGCCCAGCCACCACTACCTCGCCGCCTACCGCTGGCTGGACACGGGATTCGGGGCGCACGCGGTGGTGCATCTGGGCAAACACGGCAACCTGGAATGGCTGCCGGGCAAGACCCTGGGCATGTCCGCGGGCTGCGCACCCGACGCCGCGCTGGGCAGCCTGCCGCTGATCTACCCCTTCCTGGTCAACGACCCCGGCGAGGGCACCCAGGCCAAGCGGCGCGCGCACGCGGTGCTCGTCGACCATCTCATCCCGCCGATGGCCCGCGCCGAAACCTACGGCGACATCGCCCGTTTGGAACAGCTGCTCGACGAGCACGCCAACGTCGCGGCGCTGGATCCCGGCAAGCTTCCCGCCATCCGTCAGCAGATCTGGACCCTCATCCGGGCCGCGAAGATGGACCACGATCTCGGCCTTACCGAACGTCCGGCCGAGGACACGTTCGACGACATGCTGCTGCACGTCGACGGTTGGCTGTGTGAGATCAAGGATGTCCAGATCCGCGACGGCCTGCACATCTTGGGCCAAAAGCCCACCGGGGAGCCCGAACTGGACCTCGTGCTGGCGATCCTGCGGGCCCGCCAGTTGTTCGGCGGCGAGCACGCCATCCCCGGCCTGCGCCAGGCGTTGGGTCTGGCCGAGGACGGCACCGACGAACGCGCCAGTGTGGACGCGACCGAGGCCGCGGCACGGGAGTTGGTCGCGGCGCTGCAGGCCTGCGGCTGGGATCCCGACGCGGCCGAACGGCTCAGCGACAATCCTGATGTGGCACGAGTGCTCCGGTTCGCCGCCACCGAGGTGGTGCCCCGGCTGGCCGGCACTTCCGCCGAAATCGAGCAGGTGCTGCGCGCCCTGGATGGGCGATTCATCCCGGCCGGCCCCTCGGGGTCCCCGCTGCGTGGCCTGGTCAACGTGCTGCCCACCGGGCGCAACTTTTACTCCGTCGACCCCAAGGCCGTGCCGTCCCGACTGGCCTGGGAAGCCGGTGTGGCACTAGCGGATTCGTTGCTCGCCCGCTACCGCGACGACCACGGTCGATGGCCGCAATCGGTGGGGCTGTCGGTGTGGGGGACCTCGGCGATGCGCACGGCCGGCGACGACATCGCCGAAGTGCTCGCGCTGCTGGGCGTTCGGCCCGTGTGGGATGACGCGTCGCGGCGCGTTGTCGACCTCGCTCCGATACCCCTGGCCGAGCTCGGGCGGCCGCGCATCGACGTGACTGTGCGGATCTCCGGCTTCTTCCGGGACGCCTTCCCGCACGTGGTGACGATGCTCGACGACGCGGTGCGGCTGGTCGCCGACCTCGACGAACCCGCCGACGACAACTTCGTGCGGGCTCACGCCCAGGCCGATCTCGCTCAGCACGGCGATCAACGCCGTTCGACCACAAGGATTTTCGGCTCCAAGCCGGGCACCTACGGTGCCGGGCTGCTGCAGCTCATCGACAGCCGCAACTGGCGTGACGACGCCGACCTTGCCGCGGTGTACACCGCGTGGGGCGGGTTCGCCTACGGACGGGACCTGGACGGCCGCGAGGCGGTCGACGACATGAACCGGCAATATCGGCGTATCGCGGTGGCGGCCAAGAACACCGACACCCGAGAACACGACATCGCCGACTCCGACGACTACTTCCAGTACCACGGCGGCATGGTGGCCACGGTGCGGGCGCTGACCGGGCAGGCGCCGGCGGCCTACATCGGCGACAACACCCGCCCCGACGCGATCCGCACCCGCACCCTGTCGGAGGAGACGACGCGGGTGTTCCGGGCCCGGGTCGTGAATCCGCGGTGGATGGCGGCGATGCGCCGGCACGGCTACAAGGGCGCGTTCGAGATGGCGGCGACCGTGGACTACCTGTTCGGCTACGACGCGACCGCCCAGGTGATGGCCGACTGGATGTACGAACAGCTCACCGAGCGCTACGTTTTGGACCCGGAGAACCGAAAGTTCATGGCCGAGTCGAATCCCTGGGCGCTGCACGGCATGGCGGAACGGTTACTCGAGGCGGCCGGGCGCGGCATGTGGGCGCAGCCGCAACCGGAAACCCTCGACGGCCTGCGCCGGGCGCTGCTGGAAACCGAGGGCGATCTGGAGGGCTAG
- a CDS encoding SDR family NAD(P)-dependent oxidoreductase → MDLGLAGSTAVVTGGSKGMGLAVAETLAAEGARVAVMARSQAALDAAVASLREAGAPDAVGISVDMADPTSIAAGFAAVATRWGHLNSLVHTIGPGDGYFEQMDDAQWDEAFSLGTMSAVRSVRAALPLLRAAEWARVVTFSAHSIQRQNPRIVAYTASKAALASVTKNLSKSLAKDGILVNCVCPGTIVTASFTENLKDILAADGLDATDPVDVMTWIDNNFHQPCDLGRAGLPEEVASITAYLASRRNGYVTGATVNVDGGSDFV, encoded by the coding sequence ATGGACCTGGGTCTTGCGGGATCGACGGCCGTGGTCACGGGCGGCAGCAAGGGGATGGGATTGGCTGTCGCCGAAACCCTTGCGGCCGAAGGGGCCAGGGTGGCGGTGATGGCCAGGAGTCAGGCTGCGCTCGATGCCGCGGTGGCGTCGCTGCGCGAGGCCGGCGCCCCGGACGCCGTGGGGATCAGTGTGGATATGGCCGATCCGACCTCCATCGCCGCGGGTTTCGCGGCCGTCGCCACCCGCTGGGGACACCTCAACAGCCTGGTCCACACGATCGGGCCCGGCGACGGCTATTTCGAGCAGATGGACGACGCCCAGTGGGACGAGGCGTTCAGCCTCGGCACGATGTCGGCGGTGCGCTCGGTCCGTGCCGCGTTGCCGCTGCTGCGCGCCGCGGAGTGGGCCCGGGTGGTGACGTTCTCGGCGCACTCGATTCAGCGCCAGAATCCGCGGATCGTCGCCTACACGGCATCGAAGGCGGCGCTGGCCAGCGTCACCAAGAATCTGTCGAAAAGCCTTGCCAAGGACGGCATTCTGGTCAACTGTGTGTGTCCCGGGACCATCGTGACCGCCAGCTTCACCGAAAACCTCAAAGACATCCTCGCCGCCGACGGTCTCGACGCCACCGATCCGGTCGACGTCATGACCTGGATCGACAACAACTTTCACCAGCCCTGCGACCTCGGCCGGGCCGGCCTTCCCGAAGAAGTCGCGTCCATCACCGCCTACCTGGCCTCGCGGCGCAATGGCTATGTCACCGGCGCGACGGTCAACGTGGACGGCGGGTCGGACTTCGTCTGA
- a CDS encoding TetR/AcrR family transcriptional regulator: MNAPRTRQREKLGPDPAVRRQILDAATTTVREHGVDGLSVAAVLQRAALSTRAFYRHFGSKDELITAVFLEGAHAERRRLKRRMSHAATEIEAVAAWIDARLDLAFDERLENDLRRLSLEAQSQIVSARGVVQPAYAEVLAPLSESIGRGQRDGVFHGVDPVADAQFIHGVVWAGIDQHWAKGAGARDDLRRRVQLFCLRGLGVARGAIEQVCST; this comes from the coding sequence GTGAACGCTCCCCGCACGCGGCAACGCGAGAAACTGGGCCCTGATCCGGCGGTTCGCCGCCAGATCCTGGACGCGGCGACGACAACGGTGCGCGAGCACGGAGTCGACGGGCTCAGCGTCGCCGCCGTCCTGCAGCGGGCCGCGTTGAGCACACGGGCGTTCTATCGGCATTTCGGATCGAAGGACGAGCTGATCACCGCGGTCTTCCTGGAGGGCGCGCACGCCGAAAGGCGGCGGCTGAAGCGTCGAATGTCCCATGCCGCAACCGAAATCGAGGCCGTCGCGGCCTGGATCGACGCGCGACTCGACCTGGCATTCGACGAACGGCTCGAAAACGATCTGCGGCGACTGTCGTTGGAGGCTCAATCGCAGATCGTCTCGGCCCGCGGTGTGGTCCAGCCGGCCTATGCGGAAGTGCTCGCACCGCTCAGCGAGTCAATCGGGCGCGGCCAACGGGACGGTGTCTTCCACGGGGTCGATCCGGTGGCCGACGCCCAGTTCATCCACGGAGTGGTGTGGGCGGGAATCGACCAGCACTGGGCGAAGGGCGCCGGTGCTCGCGACGACCTGCGCCGGCGCGTTCAACTGTTCTGCCTGCGCGGGCTCGGCGTCGCGCGCGGGGCAATCGAACAGGTGTGTTCGACCTGA
- a CDS encoding PPOX class F420-dependent oxidoreductase: MTPTFADLAKAQYILLTTFTKDGRPKPTPIWAALDQDRLLVITGEKSWKVKRIRNTPRVTLATCTMNGRPTSVAVEGTAVILDKSQTAAVYDAIGKRYGIVGRVFNLFSKLRGGMENNVGLELKVV, translated from the coding sequence GTGACACCGACCTTCGCCGATCTCGCCAAGGCGCAATACATCCTGCTCACCACGTTCACCAAAGACGGCAGGCCCAAGCCGACGCCGATCTGGGCCGCCCTGGATCAAGACCGGCTCCTGGTCATCACCGGAGAAAAGTCGTGGAAGGTCAAGCGGATCCGCAACACCCCGCGTGTCACGCTGGCCACCTGCACGATGAACGGCCGCCCGACCAGTGTAGCCGTCGAGGGGACCGCCGTCATCCTCGACAAGTCCCAAACCGCCGCGGTCTACGACGCGATCGGCAAGCGCTACGGCATCGTGGGCAGGGTGTTCAACCTCTTCAGCAAGTTGCGCGGCGGCATGGAAAACAATGTGGGGCTCGAGCTGAAAGTGGTGTGA
- a CDS encoding dienelactone hydrolase family protein, translating into MTTIQIDTPDGPIDALLSTPSGQGPWPGVVVIHDAIGYGRDKQSINDRIARAGYLALTPNLYARGGRIRCITRVMKELQTQRGRALDDISAARDHLKAMPECSGQVGVAGFCMGGQFALVMSPKGFGAAAPFYSTPLPRNLDKTLDGACPIVASLGGRDPLGRGAPEKLRKTIADKNITADVKVYPGAGHSFANELPAQGLLRITGFGYDEAATEDAWRRVFAFFGEHLATGATA; encoded by the coding sequence ATGACGACGATTCAGATCGATACCCCCGACGGACCGATCGATGCGTTACTGAGCACGCCATCGGGACAGGGCCCCTGGCCGGGCGTGGTGGTGATCCACGATGCGATCGGCTACGGCCGGGACAAGCAGTCGATCAACGACCGCATCGCCCGGGCGGGTTACCTCGCGCTCACCCCGAACCTGTACGCCCGCGGCGGCCGCATCCGCTGCATCACGCGGGTCATGAAGGAGCTGCAGACGCAGCGCGGCCGAGCCCTCGACGACATCTCGGCCGCTCGCGATCACCTGAAAGCGATGCCGGAATGTTCCGGCCAGGTGGGCGTCGCGGGCTTCTGCATGGGTGGTCAGTTCGCACTTGTGATGTCGCCCAAGGGGTTTGGCGCCGCCGCGCCCTTCTACAGCACTCCCCTGCCCCGCAATCTCGACAAGACACTCGACGGGGCGTGCCCGATCGTGGCCAGCTTGGGCGGCCGCGACCCGTTGGGACGGGGCGCGCCGGAGAAGTTGCGCAAGACGATCGCCGACAAGAACATCACCGCCGATGTGAAGGTCTATCCCGGCGCCGGGCACAGCTTCGCCAACGAGCTGCCCGCCCAGGGTCTGCTTCGGATCACCGGTTTCGGCTACGACGAGGCCGCCACCGAGGACGCCTGGCGCCGCGTCTTCGCGTTCTTCGGCGAACACCTGGCGACCGGGGCAACGGCCTAG
- a CDS encoding FxsA family protein — MVSRLLLVYAVVELAAIFALVSTTGWGWTLLVLLATFLLGWGIVAPMAGSHLIRRIGRLRSGLAGSRDAAGDGAVTSLATLLVLIPGLVSTALGLVLLIPPVRSAAGPGLGAMAVRTLRRRVPGTSYATTFRADPYPYPGDARGHGDYIDGEVIDVKDVEPARTPRFDGR; from the coding sequence ATGGTGTCGCGGCTGTTGCTCGTCTACGCCGTCGTCGAACTGGCGGCGATCTTCGCGCTGGTGTCGACGACCGGATGGGGTTGGACCCTGCTGGTGCTGTTGGCGACGTTCCTGCTCGGGTGGGGCATCGTCGCCCCGATGGCAGGGTCCCACCTCATCCGTCGCATCGGGCGATTGCGCTCCGGGCTGGCCGGCTCACGCGACGCCGCCGGCGACGGCGCGGTGACCAGTCTGGCGACGCTCCTCGTTCTCATTCCCGGACTCGTCAGCACGGCCCTCGGTCTGGTGCTGCTCATTCCGCCGGTCCGGTCGGCCGCAGGCCCCGGGCTGGGCGCCATGGCGGTGCGCACGCTGCGGCGCCGAGTGCCCGGCACCAGTTACGCCACCACCTTTCGCGCGGATCCCTATCCTTACCCGGGTGACGCCCGCGGCCACGGCGACTACATCGACGGCGAGGTCATCGACGTCAAAGACGTCGAGCCGGCGCGGACCCCGCGCTTCGACGGGCGCTGA